The genomic window tatttttttttctttatataatacaattttaaaaaattcaaagtaatcttttataatacaattttgttttatgttattatatactaACTGGTATATGTGCTTTTTCGTACTGTTGAAAATAGCTTTAAATTAGTAagtacttttttaatatttcctttttatatttattatgtccttttttataatatcctattttttatatccttatttttataagcctattttttctataacctttcttttatatgcttttttttttttaattaaaatggtAATTACTCGTTTAAAGACTTGCAACCACATTTAATGGActgcaaatatattatatatatatatatatatgtatataaattaaaaaagtaaataatatatgaaataaaaaataatataataaatttatacaatttaagtacatattttatttttacagagatatattcttttttatctatattttataagagaaaaaaaaacgacatttattttattatatatatataatatatatatacttactaCATATGTACCGATTTTCGCTCTGTAcgtgttttaaaaaataaaaatgtagtgattcaaaatgcatatattttttttaaattacaatttttttataactatatacaattttattgTGGTTATAGCTTTAAAAACACCTTTTTGAGgtttatttgtaaaatacgttttgttatttagtatatatgtatgtatatatatatatatatatatattcatatacatatgtaaacatatattcatatagttatatattttatcaccTTTTAActacatcttttttttattttagcaTTTCATCTTTATCTGATCCTCGTACCCCCTCACTGATACAACTTTATATGAGCATTTCATTCTACGTATTTTTTGCCACtgcaatatatattatatatggtatatgtataaacaagtatacataaatattcatatatattatatatatgtatacataaacgTGCGGTTTCACGTAGTATAACCTaggttttattttttttatttatacagttaatataattaagttgttttattatatagataCAGCAATTAATATCTGTAAATTTAAAGCGAAAAAAGGGAGTAATTAAATAActagaaaaatgaaaaaacaaaaaaaaaaaaaaacagtgaACAAGtagcattatatatatatatatatatatatatatacatatatatacattcatatttacatttatttatatatatatataattatactcacatgtacatacatatatatgtatatgaattatGTACTATACGATACGCTTAACATCtatagtatacatatatatattatataattaagatTTAATCGAGGGATCATcgggtatatatatatatgtatataatatagcaAACTAGATGTAgttaaagaagaaaaaattgtatatatgtattaccCCCTCCACCCTCCAAAATAGTTAAAAATTGTATGTAGcgataaaaacaaaagaagaaaaaaaaaaaaaaattaataataacggttataaatattattacatttaaaaaatattatttagtaGCATAGTTCTGATGCTGCTTAAACCGAAAGATTTAAGAGAGGAATTATTTAAGTAGAAACAAgcagaataattttttttttttatattcacatttcaaataaaaaaaataaggtagCATAACAAATTGGAGAAACAACTTATTGTggtttcatttaaaattttttttttttttttttttcctgtgaagtttatttatttgtatatttattttatataaataatacatataatgaaTTATGCATTGATGGGTATGCTACATATCTATAAGAACgtatgagtatatatatatatatatatatatatatgtataatgcGGAAGTATAAccaaatacatacatttatatatatatgtaaggaAGCATGTATGCGTAAATATAAtcgaatatttatatatacataaatataaccatatatatatgtatgcataaatgtaaccgtatatgtaatatatatatgtatatgtatgtacatccGTGGGCATTTGTATCTGTagttatatttgtatttgtatttatatatatatatatatatatatatatataaagaagatAAGTTTGGAGCTCATCTGCCCAACCACGCCAATGTATTTAATTAGTTGCTTCTTCATTCAATCTGATAAGGaagcaaattaaaaaaaaaaaatgcaaagcGTGTAGAACAATGATAAATGGATCAGgtaatttaagaaatttatGTTTAAACGTTTTTAAGAGTGTTAAAGGGAAATatttagaagaaaataatactGGTGAAGATGGTACTATTAGCAGTAGttgtagtagtagtaatgtGAATACAATGGTAAAAGAGAACAATGTTGGGGGTATTatgaatgataaaaattcgacaaatgaaaaaatcaGTAGAGCTGACAGTAAAAAAGGGGTTGACCCGGTTGTTAGAAACGAGAAAAACGAAGAAGTAGAAGGAGAGGGTGAAGAAGTGGGGGAAGAAGAAAGAGGAAGAGTAGAAGAAACACTGAGTTTAAATATAAACtgtagcagtagtagcagtagtagcagcagtagtagcagcagtagcagcagcagtagcagcagtagcagtagtagttGTATGTCTAGCGATAAATCCATAAGGGATAACAAAAAAGAGAACAACAATATTGATTGTGGCATAATGAATACAAGCAATTTGAATGTAACAGATTATGAAGAAGTTTGTAACGAAGTAAATGAAGCACATAAAGAAGACACAACAAAAGAAATTAGTAGTGAATCTATAAATATAGATACAAATGTGGCTTGTACTTACAATGATTACAATGAAACCAGTTACTACTATGGTAGAGAAGTTAACATAGATAACAACAGGTGCAAGGAGGATGTGAATAGTGAAGCGAGGGGTAAGGGTATTCAGTCATGTGAAAAATGGTAtaatcataattatattaaagatAATGACGATAATAAAGATtataaagataataatagtaataatagtgataataataataaagataataatagtagtaataataataaagataataatagtagtaataatgataatactACTGCTACTAGAACTGttaataacaacaatagtaataatagtagtaatagtaatagtaatagtagtagtagtagtagtagtaataataataataataataataataataataataataataataataataataataataataattataattataataataataatagtaatagtaacagtaacaatagtaatagtaatggtAATGGAAATAATTCTATTTATGAAATTAGGAAAGAAAgggaaagggaaaaaaaaagaacgaaATGTAGTGATGCCTTATTTATAAACACAAGTAGTGAAATGAGAGAAGAAAGTATATATGATGATTATGAAGAGAAGTTAAGTAATTCATGTaggttttttatttatacatccAACCCCTTTGACTCAGATATTAGGATGATAAAAGAAAACTGTCTGACTATATatcaattattatatacagaaaaaaagaagtggtgttccatatatatatgtacaaacaaTGGACCTATgtcaaattttaattatcatttatataaaatattatgtagtaaagatcatatatatatgtacttttttctgttaaagaaatttattttttcttgttacatatatttcaACTTGGtcagtataaaaatattttcgtCCTTCACAAACAGAggagaaaatattattttgtatgactttacaaaaataattaatcgAAATAATGTATCGAATGAGGATGGATTTAAGGAAGATGGATTAAACAAAGATGGGTTTAAAAAAGACGAGAATTCTTACTGTGTATCCTCGGGCGAAAGGGGGGTTAATGGTAGAGAGGATGGACAAAAACGTAACCAAGGGAAGCAGCCGTTGAAGGAGCAGTTAACTGAGCATTTAACAGAGAAACATATAATGAATCACTTAACAAACCACATAACTGACCACATAACTGACCACATAACGAAGCATCATCAATCAGTGATACAGATCGGAGACTCTGAAACAAATAGAAGGAAGAGGAAACCGATTGAAGAGATAAAAAGCAGTTGTAGTAGTGTCCTTTCCCaagataataatttaaactgTAAGTATGAAAAGGAGCGGGCGAATAATTTACTACATCCCAATAgtggtagtagtagtagcagtagtagtagtagtagtagtagtagtagtagtagtagtggaagtagtagtagtagtggcagtaatagtaatagtgaTAGCAGGATATATGAATTGAATAAAGAGAATGACAAAAACGAAGAAGCTCAAATACTAAACTTTATATATGACCCATGCAAACATTtacatgaaaataaaattagcaTTTGTCAgagttattttaatttctttgaTAAAGATCAGgcagatataaaaaaaaaattgcagttatttattaatactcATTCACCTACtatgataaatattacaaagaGATggaattcattttatttaaataaaaataaaatttcttcaTTTGTCGAAAAGTTCAAAAACATGAATTTCTCATCCtttgataattttaaaaaagatagTACTGAAAAGTTTATACACACGTTTGTTGAAACGTTTTGTGAACTTAGCAGTGCAAAGGGGGGGGAAATGCAGCAGAAAAGGGAGGAAAGTCAAAAGAAAGAGCGGATGAATGAGGGGCatataaaggaaaaggaGGTAAAGAATGATAGAGTGAGAGATGGCGAAGTGAAAGATGACAACGATAGAGGCAATAACGTTCCAATATTAGACGGTGCACAAAGTAATTACGACTCTCCAAGtgataataaagaaaaaattatgaatagtttattttcattaaatgaaaatgaaaggAAAGAAATTATATCCATGAGTAATATGactgatgataataatatatataatgtagtAGAAATGACTAGGGAGGAAGAGAGCGTCAGTATGAGTGTTGAAAAAAATAGCTGTGTTAATTATAATACTAATGTAGTgttaaataatgtaaatatatatttaggtaatgataataaaatgaatgaagGTGATATGTTGGAGAAGGAGGAGGATAATAGGAATCTATATAAAAAGgacaatataaaattaagagaAGATTTGGAAGAATATGCATTTAGTAAGAACAGTGTTGTAAGGATGATAGAGGAGGAGTCTATTGAAAAAAGCACTATTCATGAAAATGCAAGTGGTGAAGATACAGTAATAACAAATGATAATCTTAATGACAATGTTAATTATGATATGGTTGCACTTAGTGAAGTTCAGATGGTCAAAGGAAGTAGCAATAATAATCTAGATAGCAATGCCGCGTTAAGTACAAATTATTTAGGAAGTAGCAATGATTTAGGGAGTAGTGAcaattatatgaaaacaaACTATAGCGATTGCAATCGCGTTGATAGTGATGATACAAATGAAGCAGTTAAGGAGAGGAAGAATAGTCATAACGAAAATGCTTCTTATTTTATGGGGGAAAGTAACATGCATTCATCTGAAGCGGAAAACAACAATGATGTTGATAGCattaatgatgataataataatgatgataataataatgatgataataataacaatgacGATAacaatgatgataataataatgatgataataataatgatgataataataatgatgataataataatgatgataataataacaatgacGATAACAATGatgataacaataataatgataatagtaataatgataaagtATACAACACAAGTTATAAACGACTGAACAcgttaaataaaaactatCTTCCAAACAACATAATTTTGAACAGCCTAAATATACTGATAACGGACTTAAATGAGTTATACGATTATTTGGAAAATAGTAGAGACAGCAAACATTTGGTAGTACCTTGTGCTGCAAGCAGGAATAGTAATATCGCGTGCAGCAGTATTTGTAATAGTGTGTGTAACAGTGTGTATAACAGTGTGTGTAGTAGCATGTGTAATAGCATGTGTAATAGCATGTGTAACAGCATGTGTAATATCGTGTGTAATAGCGTGTGTAACAACGTGTGTAATAGCGTGTGTAACAACGTGTGTAATAGCGTGTGTAATAGCGTGTGTAACAACGTGTGTAATAGCGTGTGTAACAACGTATATAATAGCGTGTGTAACAACGTATATAACAACGTATGTAACAGCTATTGCGGCGTTAAGAACTATGGATATATACACTACTGTGACAGCAACATGATACTGAAAGAAGAGGGTCAAAGGAAGGACTTACTATTTAATCTAAAGGAGGATGAGAAAGAAAGGGAGAAGGAGGAAACTGCAggtaacatatataaaaacttaaaaaggGAAAGAGGAGAGGAAGACGAAGAATCAGCATATTATAGGAGCATTAATAGAGACGAATACCACAATAATAACAGCAATATTAAGAATAGTATGCAGGAGtattacaataattataGCAGATtgaataacaataataataatagtaacagtagtaatagtaacgGTAACTGTAATGGAAATAGTAAGGACGAGTACTACAACATCGAAATATCGTCCGTCGATTTCAGGAGCTTTTGTTCAGTATGTTCAGGTATTCAGTatgataattttgaaaataaccTGAACAGTtcagaagaaaataattataaaaagatagAAGTGTTCATGAAAGAAAGcgattttttttgtaattgtaataatataaacagttttcaaaatgaaaatataaatgataattgtaattataaaatttgttttaatgGTGATATGACCAATgaagaatattatatgttaaaaaagaaagatataGAAAAGATGAACAGAGCAATagatgaaataatttatatgaatcaTGGAGATGGCATGTTTGAGGGCGAAGAAGGAGGAACAGCAGGAACACATGCAGCAGCAGGGGAAGGAGGAGGACGAGGTAGAAGAACTAGTAAATTTGAtttgaaaaacaaatatatagggaaaaataaaaataaaatattaacagaAGGTAGTAATAGTAAAGATTATGCAGGAAAAACATTAACAAGTAGAGAGTTAAGAAATATAAGgagaaataaattaacaaaaagtCAACAAATAGATCATCAAAAGGGTAATAGTACAAGTAGTAGGGTAGTACCAAAAGTTTCTTCTCAAGGTTATGATATGAAATCACCAAGGGTTAAGAAGTTAGAGAAATTTACAAGTGTTGATCAAGAAGAGTTAAGAGAAGTTTTTGGACCTACAGGAGTATCAGGtgtttattttgaaaaaagtaGAAGCAGTTGGACAGCACAATATAAAGTTAGTGGAGGAAAAAGAAGAGCAAAAAGGTTTCTAGTTACTAAAAACATGACTTATGAAGAAATTGAAAATGTTAAACAACAATGTATTGCATATAGAAAACAAATGGAAAAGGAGTATATAAaggaatttttaaatgaagaaaaaaagagagtAACTAATAGTACTCATGGTTCATCCAAAAAGTctaaaaggaaaagaaagaTGAAAAGTTTTTATGACTGTTAGGTGGAAAAGTGGTGGTGGAGGGGAAGTGAGAAAAGTTCGTGCGTTTATGTATGTGaatcttttttgttttccttttatcCGTTTTGGAGTTACTATAATTAGATAGTGAAAATATAGTGGATGGTATATAGTAGTAATgtgtattatacatatatattatatttgcacgtattgtacacatatatacgagtaggtattatataaatacgaaCGCGTAATTagtatgtatgtgtgcatatattaatatatatatatatactcctGCGCATGCCGCTTCACCCCCCTACTCGACCGCTGAGCGAAGGCTCTTTGAAATTACCTAGTGCAGAAGTAAGTAATGCCcgtttttatacattttattttatttttttttttatgtaatgaTGTTAAcgtctttccttttttatacctttaaaaaatttctttttttatgataatttttgtttataaatttCTACAAAAAAGTCAATGGCAGTTTTTCATGTTACACGCTTCCTTGATTTTTTATACGTAACGAAGTAcacttataattattttgttacacctgtatatattgtatatatatatatatatatatatatatatatatatatatatatatatacatacatacacttatacatacatatataatcaaCATTATGCCCATGACATCCGCATTTTTTATgcgtaataatatatatatatatatatatatatatataaaactataaaaaaatattaataatagaaaataataaaatatgcaaCGTTGTTAAACAAAACATGGTATGAAGTGGTTAATGGGCATGGCATAAATAATGCAAAAGGTATAACggaagaaatattttatcatccGTACGATTACGATTATCTGTTGCAATTCATACGGTAAAACAGTACTACTGGACttgaattatttatgttaagCTTTATGCAAAATTTTGTCAAAGACCTTCAATCATTGCACACTCCTATATGTGTGTGCGAGTaataaatagatattttTCGACTTATCCTGGGGGGAAATGGgcatgataaatataaagtccatatatataagaagcacttatatatgcattttagCCGTAACGCtttgtaaaatttaataagcaacatataataaactcgctcaacatatataataaaatgggGGTAGTTATTTTAACTTTCTTGAAAAgctagtaaaaataataatggcaTTTATTCGTACTATGTGCATTGGGGCAACAATGAAATGTCTTATATAAGCAATGCTATACAGAGGAACTTAtgtggatatatatatatatatatatatatatatatatatatatatatgtatatgtatatgtacatatgcctACATTTTCGTAAGGTCAATAAAACGAAgttatatactatatatataatagaggAGGgcttatataataacaaataatcaTCAAATTTTACATGTAAGAAATTCTACctctttaaaaattaaatttcattttactaATATTCTGAGTTCAACATAAATTTTACTAACATATAGGGAAgaactttttattatttttaaagggaaatataataatgatacatatttaatataccATTCCCGCTTTCTCTTTGGATATGCTTCtccgtatatatatatatatacacaacaTACATCCTTGTGGCTTTTAagtcatatatatttctttcctTTTAACTACACATCTTATTAAACAATATGATATAGTATAATAACATAACATtcttattactactatttttctcacaatatattttactacaaTTTTCTAATGAAGTAATGGagttaaatgtaaatattattattttatgtaaacgttaatatttatcttcattaaaaaaaaaaaaaaaagagaacaataaaataacaaataattttcttaaaaaaaaattataataatatagtaaaacatacatatatatatatatatataaacgtatataatattatgtataattttgcTCGCCTTAAAGAAGTAACaatttattactttatacacacataatataatatattattttattaacaacGCGAatggaaaggaaaaaagatcAAAATTGagtaatacattaaaaagtAAGAAACAATTTGGAagttttacatatttacttTTCGTGGTAAATGGTACttgaatatgtaaaatatatgtatacatgtatataatatatatacatatatataatatatggtATTATATTACTGTAAGCTtatctaatattattatcatatgtttgtatagtattatattttaataactatacacgtataatatataactaaacgtatatactatataatatataaaatgctATATAAcaagttatatataatataactattatatatcataaattCAGTATTCCGTTGAACTATTTACATACTCGAAAAAATAGGACATGTGAAACGTGCGTTTGTCAGTAGCGGTAGTTATGGTTTAGTATAGTTTTTAGTTAGTGGAAGGAATTATTTTAGATAATCAAaagcaaagaaaaaaaagatgtacgtttattaaaagaaatttagtTCAAGCTAAGCactattcatatatatactcatacatatatatatatatatacatacatatatatatacatacatatatatacacatacataatatatataatacacacacatatatttatataaacaaaaaatatatatatatatatatatatatatatatatatatatatattcggtttttgttcattttatcattttatcgttttatcgttttatcgttttatcattttatcgttttatcgttttatcgttttatcgttttatcattttatcgttttattattttattattattttttttttttttttctctcttctTTCGTTTTGGCTCGACTACTTATGGGTCTCGTTCACTTTTTACTCGTTTTTGTTAATAactccatattttttttttttttttttttttttttttgattaacTTGTATTCTTCTAGTTTTTTGCAACGGCAAATCCGATACTCTCCTTGTCATAGTCAAATACGGTGAAATATTTTCTCATAAATGGATCTCCTAAAATGAATGTGTTTTTGT from Plasmodium malariae genome assembly, chromosome: 13 includes these protein-coding regions:
- the AP2-G2 gene encoding transcription factor with AP2 domain(s), putative is translated as MINGSGNLRNLCLNVFKSVKGKYLEENNTGEDGTISSSCSSSNVNTMVKENNVGGIMNDKNSTNEKISRADSKKGVDPVVRNEKNEEVEGEGEEVGEEERGRVEETLSLNINCSSSSSSSSSSSSSSSSSSSSSSSSCMSSDKSIRDNKKENNNIDCGIMNTSNLNVTDYEEVCNEVNEAHKEDTTKEISSESINIDTNVACTYNDYNETSYYYGREVNIDNNRCKEDVNSEARGKGIQSCEKWYNHNYIKDNDDNKDYKDNNSNNSDNNNKDNNSSNNNKDNNSSNNDNTTATRTVNNNNSNNSSNSNSNSSSSSSSNNNNNNNNNNNNNNNNNNNNNYNYNNNNSNSNSNNSNSNGNGNNSIYEIRKEREREKKRTKCSDALFINTSSEMREESIYDDYEEKLSNSCRFFIYTSNPFDSDIRMIKENCLTIYQLLYTEKKKWCSIYICTNNGPMSNFNYHLYKILCSKDHIYMYFFLLKKFIFSCYIYFNLVSIKIFSSFTNRGENIILYDFTKIINRNNVSNEDGFKEDGLNKDGFKKDENSYCVSSGERGVNGREDGQKRNQGKQPLKEQLTEHLTEKHIMNHLTNHITDHITDHITKHHQSVIQIGDSETNRRKRKPIEEIKSSCSSVLSQDNNLNCKYEKERANNLLHPNSGSSSSSSSSSSSSSSSSSGSSSSSGSNSNSDSRIYELNKENDKNEEAQILNFIYDPCKHLHENKISICQSYFNFFDKDQADIKKKLQLFINTHSPTMINITKRWNSFYLNKNKISSFVEKFKNMNFSSFDNFKKDSTEKFIHTFVETFCELSSAKGGEMQQKREESQKKERMNEGHIKEKEVKNDRVRDGEVKDDNDRGNNVPILDGAQSNYDSPSDNKEKIMNSLFSLNENERKEIISMSNMTDDNNIYNVVEMTREEESVSMSVEKNSCVNYNTNVVLNNVNIYLGNDNKMNEGDMLEKEEDNRNLYKKDNIKLREDLEEYAFSKNSVVRMIEEESIEKSTIHENASGEDTVITNDNLNDNVNYDMVALSEVQMVKGSSNNNLDSNAALSTNYLGSSNDLGSSDNYMKTNYSDCNRVDSDDTNEAVKERKNSHNENASYFMGESNMHSSEAENNNDVDSINDDNNNDDNNNDDNNNNDDNNDDNNNDDNNNDDNNNDDNNNDDNNNNDDNNDDNNNNDNSNNDKVYNTSYKRLNTLNKNYLPNNIILNSLNILITDLNELYDYLENSRDSKHLVVPCAASRNSNIACSSICNSVCNSVYNSVCSSMCNSMCNSMCNSMCNIVCNSVCNNVCNSVCNNVCNSVCNSVCNNVCNSVCNNVYNSVCNNVYNNVCNSYCGVKNYGYIHYCDSNMILKEEGQRKDLLFNLKEDEKEREKEETAGNIYKNLKRERGEEDEESAYYRSINRDEYHNNNSNIKNSMQEYYNNYSRLNNNNNNSNSSNSNGNCNGNSKDEYYNIEISSVDFRSFCSVCSGIQYDNFENNLNSSEENNYKKIEVFMKESDFFCNCNNINSFQNENINDNCNYKICFNGDMTNEEYYMLKKKDIEKMNRAIDEIIYMNHGDGMFEGEEGGTAGTHAAAGEGGGRGRRTSKFDLKNKYIGKNKNKILTEGSNSKDYAGKTLTSRELRNIRRNKLTKSQQIDHQKGNSTSSRVVPKVSSQGYDMKSPRVKKLEKFTSVDQEELREVFGPTGVSGVYFEKSRSSWTAQYKVSGGKRRAKRFLVTKNMTYEEIENVKQQCIAYRKQMEKEYIKEFLNEEKKRVTNSTHGSSKKSKRKRKMKSFYDC